One window of Verrucomicrobiota bacterium genomic DNA carries:
- a CDS encoding hemerythrin domain-containing protein: MAPSEIMEREHHHIETVLLALRQTADAMLQGQRPDTELLRAAVEFLRIYGDRLHHLKEETLLFPRLAHRGIPDQANPIDSFRHDHEQERALVRVLDDSLDRFVRDQPGSGDALAHALDDVCATFERHLVKDKATLIPMAEQVLTDADKHELETKFAWADRAVGMEVVARCVEFSTNLTAEKTATQ, from the coding sequence ATGGCTCCTTCCGAAATCATGGAACGCGAACATCACCATATTGAAACCGTGCTGCTGGCGCTGCGCCAAACGGCTGACGCCATGTTGCAGGGCCAGCGCCCGGACACGGAGCTGCTGCGCGCCGCCGTGGAATTTCTGCGCATCTACGGCGACCGGCTGCACCACCTCAAAGAGGAGACGTTGTTGTTTCCGAGATTGGCGCATCGCGGCATCCCTGACCAGGCCAACCCGATTGATAGTTTCCGGCACGACCACGAGCAGGAACGCGCCCTGGTGCGCGTCCTGGATGACAGCCTGGACCGGTTCGTCCGGGATCAACCGGGGTCGGGCGATGCCCTGGCCCATGCGCTGGATGATGTTTGCGCCACCTTTGAGCGCCATCTCGTGAAAGACAAGGCGACCCTGATTCCCATGGCCGAGCAAGTGCTGACCGACGCGGATAAACATGAGTTGGAAACCAAATTTGCCTGGGCGGATCGCGCCGTGGGAATGGAGGTGGTGGCGCGTTGTGTCGAATTTTCTACCAATCTGACAGCCGAAAAAACCGCCACCCAATAG